TAAAAGTCCCAACATTTAGTTTGGAAGTTTGGAATCACCTGGTGTatagttgttttttcttcttcctgccaACAATGGCCATTTTAACAGggataaaacattttaattcagATACTAAACATattattttattcacatttgaaaTAGTTTTGGCCCCAAAAGAAGAATTAGATTGTTGAAACTTTCATTTAGTTGATGTCCCCACGGTGTTGTAACCGTTTTTCCCCTACATGCCCTTcaattttgaatttgttttccagtccagaAAATTACAGGTGACCTCCGATCATTACTGAACCACAGCGGTGTCTGCAATTGGGCTCTAAATATTTTGGAAACCTGTTTTTCTGTGGGCCCTCTGCAGTCTACTGACTGGTAACACTGAATAGGTTTAAAGGTGCAGTCTGTAAGAAGTGGCCTCATGTCGaaggtcactccaaacaaatagggggcagcatatcaccagagcATCTGCTGTATGTCCACTGCATTCGTTGGCTGTAGCTACTAGCTAGTGAGCTTATTTTCCTGTGCAGCTCATGGTTCTATcggttgtttgcagtcatgcGACATTAAATTCAGGCgatggaggaaagttcttactgtgctagtttagatgaaatgagatgagagaaaggtatgaacagaaaatcagaacacaTGCTGGATGTGACCCTTATGTTATGAAGAGGAGCCATTtttcagctgaagtgaaagtTTTGCTGCTCCTGAGGCAGATATGACCAACTACCTGCTCATTCAGACGTCGTTCTAGTCtagaaaacaaatacagaaccTAAAAACAGGAAAACCCATTCAAAAATACAGAGTAGTCCTCTCAACCATCTGACTGTACCAAATTAAGCTTTTGAGGCAGGCCACTGCAAACCTTTGAGCAGCACTGTGAGCTATAACAGTTATAAACTTCCTTAAATCCTTAACACTTTGTAGCCATGCTGTTATATTTGTAAGCCAGACAACACAACAAGAAGGCTCACACCAGAGGAGACATGCTGTTGCAAATCAACCAGCCGAGATTAAAACTTCAGCAACATTTAAAGTATGAAAAACAAGTcccatttgtttttctgcatgtaCATAGGACTCTCTATGTACGCCAATCATATGTACATAAAACTGCACATATACCAAAAATGTAAATACGGAATAGAGAAACTGGTTAGTTTTCATATCACTCACTTTTcctttctgttgctgtttcttGGAAATGACCCTTTATTGTTGGAAAATTTATATTCCCATTTAGGAAGTCATTGCCTTCCTGTAATGTAATATGCCAACcttggtgtgtgttgtgtgtgtctcagctgaggtgtgtgtgtgtgtgagtgtgagtgtgggtgtgtgtctgtgtgtaaaggAGGCGGCTGATTACGAGGTCACTTCCTTCCTCTACCTCCATCTGgacaagagcagcagcaggataaaGGAAGGCCTGTCACATGACTGCGAGCTGGGGAGGAAAGTGCGAAGTGCGAGCTGATGGACCCCCAGCAACCGCCGATCCGTTTTGAACGAGCAGTGTAGCTTTCCAACAAAGCTATGCGTATTGTACAGCCTCTCTGACATGCAGTGACATGCAGACTTTATCTGCGTAGAGGAAGCATAACCGACCTGTGATGaaccctgaaaaacacactgttacAGTCAGACATGGGTAACTATCTCCTCAGTGCCATCAGCTGGCTTTGCCTACTTCATACTGGTAAGTTTCACATTTAAGTTCAGCTAAATCTAAAATCTCACTCAGATTCACTTTAGAAACAGGAAATTTCTTCATAGATTCTGTTACATTTTGGGGAACTTAGGCGGCTACAAGCACACAGTCTTGTGCCTTTGAATTCACctttgctgcagctgtagtGACGGTAACTCAGAGTCCGTAAGATCTTTTAAAATAAGCTGATATTGCAATTTATTGTTGATATTTGATAAGTTCATTTTGTACAGTCTCGCTCACatttctagatttttttttttttgcaaagacaAACTTTGTTAAACAAAGTCATATTCAGGTGTGTTGTATGTATTTTGTGTATGAAGTGTTTGCCAAACTGTACGTCTCTTATGATGTAGCTGCATTATATCTACTTCACTCTGTTTTGATCTTATTGAATCTCTTATTGAATCTTTTTTTGCTCAGTACCTGTGGAAATGATCAAAGTCTGACTGTTaggtccaaaaaaaaaaaaaaaaaaacaggccaaaGACATGTCAGTGCATGTCTGTTGACCAAGTAAAAATTAGTTTCACAATGCaatttttgtgtgtctctgtgggtgGGTGGTCAAATGAAATGGCTTCATCAAAACGCTGCATCTTAAATTATTAACTGTCACCACTGTACGTTGTGACAAGATATCCGGTTTCTGTCAATTCAATTTCTTGTTGCACTGCATCAAGCTGAAGGGGACCTCCgttgttttcaggtgtgtgttctgAGGAATGCAGCCAAAATGTTCTGGCGAGACGTGATACAGTTTATGCACCAGCAGGgagcagtctgtctctgtcctgtgtgGTCCTGCACTGTGGAACCGCCTGGAACGGAAAGTGGATATGGAGAAATCCAACAGATGAAAAGTTAACGGTTGTTCAAGCCAGTGAGAGGCACCGTTTGGCCAATGTGATGCTCTCAGCCAATGAAACTCAACTCATTCTGCATTTCCTGAGTGTGAACCAATCGGACGAAGGCTTCTATGGATGCAGCGTTACATGGGATCAAGGTGTCATTGGTCTGGGACATTTGATGCATGTGAACGTCACTGCAGGTATGTATGATCACACATATTGAtcaaatgtgtgtcagtgtgcattgGCATGTATGTGTATTAGCAATGCTAAATTGATTATTAAGAAAGAAGCAAATAAGGACAAGAGCTATAAAAAATATTCTGTtattcaaacagaaaaaactaaTTGCATTATTTGTCTATATTATTCTGTGTCCCCCCGCCCAGCTGTCCCCACGCAGAGGAGTGTATTGCTCAGGGTTTTGGTCTGTGTcagtgcttttctttgtcttcctaTCATTCTGGGATTGGCTTATTGTCTGAGTTCAGAAGTCAAGCCTCAGCCACTTCCCAGTCCGCTGCCCATATATGCAGCAGTGTACAGAGACCGACCACACCCTTCTCCACAGCCTCCACCTCGGTGCCCGGTACCCCAGAAACGTAGCACTTCCTCTTACAAAGGTATCTCATATTCTTCCTTTGTAGCCTGTAGAGCTGATAAAAAGTTACCCCAGCATTGTCAAAACAgctcttttcactgtgtttcacttttttttttcttgcatttcaCAGCTGCCCCCAAGTCCCAGCAGAAGACTGAGGTGGGTGAATGTCCAGTTTCAATGCCTTCTGCAGTGCCTTCAACATTGTTTCCCCTGACCAGCCGTGAATATGCCTGCAGTCCACGTGCGTGACCTTGTGTTCATTTATGCTTGATCgccttgtttttcatttgtgatgTTACAGGTGGTGTATGCAGATATTTCCCAGGGTGCACTGGGACAACAAGCAGCCCCCAGAGAGCCTGCCCAGTCCACTGTGTACTCATCGCTCGCATTTTCCTAAGGTGGTGATGGAAAGTCTACAGAGGATCaattcatcatttatttttgtggGACTCTGCTTGACCTTCGACATCTGACATGGACTCACAGGACCTGGGAGCTTCTCACTTGCAGGACTGCTTTTTTAAGACATTCAGATTATTATTCCACTATTGCGCCATTATTGAGCTTGAGATTTCACCTGcgtgtcattgaaaatcgtcaAAGCACAGAGCAAAATAAGATGTGAAAGGATCCAGCAGAGTAATGCCTGTCTCTCCATTGCCTATGGACTCTCCTGATTACGCTCTGCTGTGGAAGATGTGACCGGTTTACTTATGAAGCACAGAGAAGTGGCATAAATCCTTTATAGGCACGTAGCCTAACAGATAGCAAGTGGAGCAGATAATGAGGAGATACTGCAGGATGCATCTATCAGCTGAACCACCCTGAGGTGCTGCAGAGAGGCTGTCACTCATGTTAACGCTTTGATTGTAAATGTGGCTGCTGACGAGCAAAATATTAAACACAGCCAATCAAAAGGTCTtgcagttttttaaaatgtaaaacaaacttGGTCTATAATGtctgtctgatgtgtttgtgcacatactgtaaagTATTAAAGTCTGAACACTGGAGCATGTCGTGCTGCAAGCTTGCATGTGCTGCGTGGAATTTCAAAAACGAGAAAACACCtaaatgacacaaaatacaacattttattttcGAATAAATTCTCAATGGCACGTTACATAAccaaatatacatatacatgttTAGACATCttttaaattaatatatttCCTTTAATCATTTGACCTTATTAATAAGCGTACTCTGCAGTTACATTTTTACATGACATCAATGCAAAAGAAGTTATCGTTTTAATAAATTAAGCGTCTGAACAGAGAAAAGGCTGCAGGGCATTTAGGCGATACCTGCTACAAACTAAATGACATCTGAACTTCCCACTGCTGAGTGATTTACGTCCCTGATTCCCTTGCTCGAGGTAATCACTGGTCTACGCTAACTGAGCACACACCTGCTTCTCATGCAGTTATATCAGAAAGCTACTTCTCAAGGCGCTCTGCAGCTTCCCGTCAAGTTCAAAAGTCACCGACGTTACAAAGCAAGTTTTTGTAATCtaggtgaactgaccctttagaCCCTCTGAGATTTGAGTTTCATCCCATAGAGCTTCACACACAACTTAAGCCGTCCTCTCGGCGACAGGAATGGTTCTCTCCACAGTGAGAGCACATAGACATTCCTCCAAAGACCCACCAGCTCGGTTGTTTGGTCACATATTGCAGGAAACATATCTGTATGTCTTCAAGCGTTCTCTTGATTAGCATGCTCTCACTTTGCTCTGCTAAGTCTAGTTTGTGCACCTCAAGGCTAACGCTATGGTATAGTTGAGGAAACCTACTGTCCTGTTGTGCTTGTAAGCAACTGGCTCTGCGATTCACTTCTAAGAGACTCTGTAATAACAACTAACAAAGCGTGAaatcaaaaatacaaaaaggaaagaaaaaaaggctccAAGCTCACATTCAGAgtgttggttgttttttttgtttgtttttttttgccaaaggTGGTTCAAAGGTTGATTTAACCTGAAGGGTCTTTTTCaagtcatcttcatcagctcacACGCTGAGATATTTCAAACCCTGGAGACTCAAAGGTTCCACTGATCATAAACGTGAATACAACGAGCTAGCAAGCTTCAATGGGAGGTATCAGGagaggtgaaatgttttcagtaagTGCAACGTCTATTTTCAGCAAATGTGGGCGTTGATCAGTACAGTGGTGGGTAGCTGGAACCAGATGATTCTTGTCCTctcacacagtgagagagacagacagacagacagacagacagacggagagacggACAGAGCGAGAGCATCAGTGGTAAACAGGGCTTTTGCTAGATTGTAAGGCGCAGCTTTGGCAAAAATAAGCTTATGGCGAAATGTGTCGGCAGTGTCTCCTACTGTGCCCTATGTGAGCTAATTTCCACTAACCAAACACTTGAGTTGAGGGATTTGCAGTTCCCCTTAGAGACACAGATATGCTGTCACGGGTGTCTACTGAATTTCAGCAATGTCGTGTTTATAGTGCAGCAGACACAACGCAGCAGCTAGCAAGATTACTAAAGCATCTCCCAAATCTAAGATGTTCCCTAGAAAAGCATTCTTATATGTAGCCTGGATCCAAACGGTGGAGAACTGGTGCGGTCAAGTCAATGTTGCTACTGTAAGTATACatcatgtgtctgtgcatgtgtgcgtacTTTCTTTTTTAGGCCAAACAGGAACTGTTCCCAGACGTACCATTCGAGGGCAAAGGCAAAAGGGAACAACCGGATGTCCTCAACTCTTTCCACTGAGCGCTCGATAAAGAGTAACAGCTGTCTCACGTTACCGTTCTGCTAGATCGCCAAGTTTCTCCATCAAACAAGACGCCCGAGAAAAAGCTGAGGCAGCGTCCAGCTCGGCCGACACTCACAGTATTACAGCCATGCTA
This genomic interval from Chaetodon trifascialis isolate fChaTrf1 chromosome 9, fChaTrf1.hap1, whole genome shotgun sequence contains the following:
- the LOC139336616 gene encoding uncharacterized protein, producing the protein MGNYLLSAISWLCLLHTGVCSEECSQNVLARRDTVYAPAGSSLSLSCVVLHCGTAWNGKWIWRNPTDEKLTVVQASERHRLANVMLSANETQLILHFLSVNQSDEGFYGCSVTWDQGVIGLGHLMHVNVTAAVPTQRSVLLRVLVCVSAFLCLPIILGLAYCLSSEVKPQPLPSPLPIYAAVYRDRPHPSPQPPPRCPVPQKRSTSSYKAAPKSQQKTEVVYADISQGALGQQAAPREPAQSTVYSSLAFS